The Phyllopteryx taeniolatus isolate TA_2022b chromosome 7, UOR_Ptae_1.2, whole genome shotgun sequence genome has a segment encoding these proteins:
- the LOC133481319 gene encoding alkaline phosphatase-like isoform X2 — protein MQTPHRWPQNLPFILLGTMLLAGDWAAVESQVLYEHEREPAYWDAQAKATLDAALKLRPREHQAKNVILFLGDGMGVSTVSAARILEGQMEGNAGEETVLAMDTFPYVALSKTYSVDKQVADSASTATAYHCGVKANAKTVGLSGNAVAYECNTTFGNEVYSVLRRAKAKGKSVGIVTTTRVQHASPAAAYAHSVSRSWYSDADLPSSARHQGCVDIATQLVTNVDIDVILGGGRMYMTPKGTSDPEYPTSNSRKGDRKDRRNLIDVWLNAKPNKNSHYVWHRKEFDEINIRTTDRLMGLFEPKDMRFEVFRNTTRDPSIVEMTEKAIQILSKNPKGYFLFVEGGRIDHGHHDGIAKLALTEAVMFDRAIERASQLTRESDTLTVVTADHSHVFTFGGNTPRGNPIFGLAPKKADDQMPFTSILYANGPGYVHINGTRGNITMVDYYDEEYMQQAAVPLDAETHGGEDVAIYAKGPMAHLFHGVKEQNYVAHVMAYAACLEPYKDCPPQPHSHTSAACIFYTSI, from the exons GGAACTATGTTGCTGGCAGGAGATTGGGCTGCTGTGGAGAGCCAAG TCCTGTATGAACATGAAAGAGAACCAGCTTACTGGGATGCCCAGGCGAAGGCGACACTGGATGCTGCGTTGAAACTCCGCCCTCGGGAGCACCAGGCCAAAAACGTCATCTTGTTCCTCGGAGATG GGATGGGAGTGTCCACTGTGTCAGCGGCTCGGATTCTGGAAGGTCAAATGGAAGGCAATGCAGGCGAGGAGACGGTACTGGCCATGGACACCTTTCCATATGTGGCACTCTCTAAG ACCTACAGTGTAGACAAGCAGGTGGCAGACAGTGCTAGCACAGCTACAGCCTACCATTGTGGAGTGAAAGCCAACGCCAAAACTGTTGGACTGAGCGGCAATGCAGTGGCCTATGAATGTAACACCACCTTTGGCAACGAGGTCTACTCCGTACTGCGACGCGCAAAAGCCAAAG GTAAATCAGTTGGGATTGTGACTACCACTCGCGTCCAGCATGCATCACCAGCTGCTGCCTATGCCCACTCAGTCAGCCGCAGCTGGTACAGTGATGCGGATCTTCCCAGTAGTGCACGTCATCAAGGGTGTGTGGACATCGCCACCCAACTTGTTACCAACGTTGACATTGAC GTGATCCTGGGAGGAGGGCGGATGTACATGACACCAAAAGGCACTTCGGACCCTGAGTATCCAACCTCCAACTCTCGCAAGGGGGACCGTAAAGACCGGAGGAACCTTATAGACGTCTGGTTGAATGCTAAACCT AACAAGAATTCCCACTATGTTTGGCACAGGAAGGagtttgatgaaataaacattAGAACTACTGACCGGCTCATGG GTCTGTTTGAGCCAAAGGATATGCGATTTGAGGTTTTCCGAAATACCACCCGTGACCCCTCTATTGTAGAGATGACAGAGAAAGCCATTCAAATCCTGAGCAAGAATCCAAAAggctattttctttttgtggaaG GAGGGAGAATCGATCATGGACACCACGATGGCATAGCCAAACTTGCACTGACAGAGGCTGTGATGTTTGACCGAGCAATTGAACGAGCTTCGCAGCTCACCAGAGAATCTGATACATTGACTGTTGTCACGGCTGACCACTCTCATGTCTTCACTTTTGGCGGCAACACACCCCGCGGAAATCCAATCTTTG GGCTAGCACCAAAAAAAGCAGATGACCAAATGCCTTTCACCAGCATCCTGTACGCAAATGGGCCTGGTTATGTGCATATAAATGGAACCAGAGGGAACATCACGATGGTGGATTACT ATGACGAGGAGTACATGCAGCAGGCGGCTGTCCCACTTGATGCTGAAACACATGGTGGCGAGGATGTCGCCATTTATGCCAAAGGCCCCATGGCTCACCTGTTCCATGGGGTGAAAGAACAGAACTATGTGGCTCATGTTATGGCCTATGCTGCCTGTTTGGAACCCTACAAAGACTGTCCCCCTCAACCTCATTCTCACACATCTGCTGCATGT ATTTTTTACACATCAATCTGA
- the LOC133481319 gene encoding intestinal-type alkaline phosphatase-like isoform X3: MQTPHRWPQNLPFILLGTMLLAGDWAAVESQVLYEHEREPAYWDAQAKATLDAALKLRPREHQAKNVILFLGDGMGVSTVSAARILEGQMEGNAGEETVLAMDTFPYVALSKTYSVDKQVADSASTATAYHCGVKANAKTVGLSGNAVAYECNTTFGNEVYSVLRRAKAKGKSVGIVTTTRVQHASPAAAYAHSVSRSWYSDADLPSSARHQGCVDIATQLVTNVDIDVILGGGRMYMTPKGTSDPEYPTSNSRKGDRKDRRNLIDVWLNAKPNKNSHYVWHRKEFDEINIRTTDRLMAKLALTEAVMFDRAIERASQLTRESDTLTVVTADHSHVFTFGGNTPRGNPIFGLAPKKADDQMPFTSILYANGPGYVHINGTRGNITMVDYYDEEYMQQAAVPLDAETHGGEDVAIYAKGPMAHLFHGVKEQNYVAHVMAYAACLEPYKDCPPQPHSHTSAACVSTPSNLMFGLISLLWLSR; encoded by the exons GGAACTATGTTGCTGGCAGGAGATTGGGCTGCTGTGGAGAGCCAAG TCCTGTATGAACATGAAAGAGAACCAGCTTACTGGGATGCCCAGGCGAAGGCGACACTGGATGCTGCGTTGAAACTCCGCCCTCGGGAGCACCAGGCCAAAAACGTCATCTTGTTCCTCGGAGATG GGATGGGAGTGTCCACTGTGTCAGCGGCTCGGATTCTGGAAGGTCAAATGGAAGGCAATGCAGGCGAGGAGACGGTACTGGCCATGGACACCTTTCCATATGTGGCACTCTCTAAG ACCTACAGTGTAGACAAGCAGGTGGCAGACAGTGCTAGCACAGCTACAGCCTACCATTGTGGAGTGAAAGCCAACGCCAAAACTGTTGGACTGAGCGGCAATGCAGTGGCCTATGAATGTAACACCACCTTTGGCAACGAGGTCTACTCCGTACTGCGACGCGCAAAAGCCAAAG GTAAATCAGTTGGGATTGTGACTACCACTCGCGTCCAGCATGCATCACCAGCTGCTGCCTATGCCCACTCAGTCAGCCGCAGCTGGTACAGTGATGCGGATCTTCCCAGTAGTGCACGTCATCAAGGGTGTGTGGACATCGCCACCCAACTTGTTACCAACGTTGACATTGAC GTGATCCTGGGAGGAGGGCGGATGTACATGACACCAAAAGGCACTTCGGACCCTGAGTATCCAACCTCCAACTCTCGCAAGGGGGACCGTAAAGACCGGAGGAACCTTATAGACGTCTGGTTGAATGCTAAACCT AACAAGAATTCCCACTATGTTTGGCACAGGAAGGagtttgatgaaataaacattAGAACTACTGACCGGCTCATGG CCAAACTTGCACTGACAGAGGCTGTGATGTTTGACCGAGCAATTGAACGAGCTTCGCAGCTCACCAGAGAATCTGATACATTGACTGTTGTCACGGCTGACCACTCTCATGTCTTCACTTTTGGCGGCAACACACCCCGCGGAAATCCAATCTTTG GGCTAGCACCAAAAAAAGCAGATGACCAAATGCCTTTCACCAGCATCCTGTACGCAAATGGGCCTGGTTATGTGCATATAAATGGAACCAGAGGGAACATCACGATGGTGGATTACT ATGACGAGGAGTACATGCAGCAGGCGGCTGTCCCACTTGATGCTGAAACACATGGTGGCGAGGATGTCGCCATTTATGCCAAAGGCCCCATGGCTCACCTGTTCCATGGGGTGAAAGAACAGAACTATGTGGCTCATGTTATGGCCTATGCTGCCTGTTTGGAACCCTACAAAGACTGTCCCCCTCAACCTCATTCTCACACATCTGCTGCATGTGTGAGCACACCCTCAAACCTAATGTTTGGATTAATCAGCCTCCTCTGGCTGTCCAGATGA
- the LOC133481319 gene encoding alkaline phosphatase-like isoform X1, whose protein sequence is MQTPHRWPQNLPFILLGTMLLAGDWAAVESQVLYEHEREPAYWDAQAKATLDAALKLRPREHQAKNVILFLGDGMGVSTVSAARILEGQMEGNAGEETVLAMDTFPYVALSKTYSVDKQVADSASTATAYHCGVKANAKTVGLSGNAVAYECNTTFGNEVYSVLRRAKAKGKSVGIVTTTRVQHASPAAAYAHSVSRSWYSDADLPSSARHQGCVDIATQLVTNVDIDVILGGGRMYMTPKGTSDPEYPTSNSRKGDRKDRRNLIDVWLNAKPNKNSHYVWHRKEFDEINIRTTDRLMGLFEPKDMRFEVFRNTTRDPSIVEMTEKAIQILSKNPKGYFLFVEGGRIDHGHHDGIAKLALTEAVMFDRAIERASQLTRESDTLTVVTADHSHVFTFGGNTPRGNPIFGLAPKKADDQMPFTSILYANGPGYVHINGTRGNITMVDYYDEEYMQQAAVPLDAETHGGEDVAIYAKGPMAHLFHGVKEQNYVAHVMAYAACLEPYKDCPPQPHSHTSAACVSTPSNLMFGLISLLWLSR, encoded by the exons GGAACTATGTTGCTGGCAGGAGATTGGGCTGCTGTGGAGAGCCAAG TCCTGTATGAACATGAAAGAGAACCAGCTTACTGGGATGCCCAGGCGAAGGCGACACTGGATGCTGCGTTGAAACTCCGCCCTCGGGAGCACCAGGCCAAAAACGTCATCTTGTTCCTCGGAGATG GGATGGGAGTGTCCACTGTGTCAGCGGCTCGGATTCTGGAAGGTCAAATGGAAGGCAATGCAGGCGAGGAGACGGTACTGGCCATGGACACCTTTCCATATGTGGCACTCTCTAAG ACCTACAGTGTAGACAAGCAGGTGGCAGACAGTGCTAGCACAGCTACAGCCTACCATTGTGGAGTGAAAGCCAACGCCAAAACTGTTGGACTGAGCGGCAATGCAGTGGCCTATGAATGTAACACCACCTTTGGCAACGAGGTCTACTCCGTACTGCGACGCGCAAAAGCCAAAG GTAAATCAGTTGGGATTGTGACTACCACTCGCGTCCAGCATGCATCACCAGCTGCTGCCTATGCCCACTCAGTCAGCCGCAGCTGGTACAGTGATGCGGATCTTCCCAGTAGTGCACGTCATCAAGGGTGTGTGGACATCGCCACCCAACTTGTTACCAACGTTGACATTGAC GTGATCCTGGGAGGAGGGCGGATGTACATGACACCAAAAGGCACTTCGGACCCTGAGTATCCAACCTCCAACTCTCGCAAGGGGGACCGTAAAGACCGGAGGAACCTTATAGACGTCTGGTTGAATGCTAAACCT AACAAGAATTCCCACTATGTTTGGCACAGGAAGGagtttgatgaaataaacattAGAACTACTGACCGGCTCATGG GTCTGTTTGAGCCAAAGGATATGCGATTTGAGGTTTTCCGAAATACCACCCGTGACCCCTCTATTGTAGAGATGACAGAGAAAGCCATTCAAATCCTGAGCAAGAATCCAAAAggctattttctttttgtggaaG GAGGGAGAATCGATCATGGACACCACGATGGCATAGCCAAACTTGCACTGACAGAGGCTGTGATGTTTGACCGAGCAATTGAACGAGCTTCGCAGCTCACCAGAGAATCTGATACATTGACTGTTGTCACGGCTGACCACTCTCATGTCTTCACTTTTGGCGGCAACACACCCCGCGGAAATCCAATCTTTG GGCTAGCACCAAAAAAAGCAGATGACCAAATGCCTTTCACCAGCATCCTGTACGCAAATGGGCCTGGTTATGTGCATATAAATGGAACCAGAGGGAACATCACGATGGTGGATTACT ATGACGAGGAGTACATGCAGCAGGCGGCTGTCCCACTTGATGCTGAAACACATGGTGGCGAGGATGTCGCCATTTATGCCAAAGGCCCCATGGCTCACCTGTTCCATGGGGTGAAAGAACAGAACTATGTGGCTCATGTTATGGCCTATGCTGCCTGTTTGGAACCCTACAAAGACTGTCCCCCTCAACCTCATTCTCACACATCTGCTGCATGTGTGAGCACACCCTCAAACCTAATGTTTGGATTAATCAGCCTCCTCTGGCTGTCCAGATGA